In Ischnura elegans chromosome 9, ioIscEleg1.1, whole genome shotgun sequence, the following proteins share a genomic window:
- the LOC124165367 gene encoding mitotic spindle assembly checkpoint protein MAD2B, whose protein sequence is MFGKKGDDLLNSYTDILIEFFELAVYNVLYTRELYPANSFVRKKHYGIPVQVSIHPDVRKYVFNIMSAAKQLMEKNEFKKLSINILSGDSQIIERHFLHLARFNDPIKTDDMYFTQLESSLRSLHLKQSTSLGNLKSLPKDSRFSVHLHTTEMGTSLLEDDTKPQDFPFVLVPEDEIRMCTPGILPISTVSLDNARLALYSVYEEK, encoded by the exons ATGTTTGGAAAGAAAGGCGATGATCTACTCAATA GTTATACTGATATTTTGATTGAGTTTTTCGAATTAGCCGTATACAACGTACTATATACACGGGAATTGTATCCTGCTAATTCATTTGTGAGGAAAAAGCACTATGGAATACCTGTTCAG GTTTCGATTCATCCTGATGTAAGGAAATATGTGTTTAACATAATGAGTGCTGCCAAACAGCtgatggagaaaaatgaatttaaaaagttGTCTATTAATATTCTTTCGGGTGATTCTCAGATTATCGAGAGACATTTCCTCCATCTAGCGAGATTTAATGATCCAATCAAGAC AGATGACATGTATTTTACTCAGTTGGAGTCATCATTGAGGAGCCTTCATTTGAAACAGTCTACTTCTCTTGGTAATCTGAAGTCTCTTCCGAAAGATTCACGATTTTCTGTGCACTTGCATACCACGGAAATGGGGACATCACTACTGGAAGATGATACGAAACCTCAG gattttccATTTGTCCTGGTACCTGAAGATGAAATTAGGATGTGCACACCTGGAATTTTGCCAATATCTACTGTAAGTTTAGATAATGCTCGCTTAGCATTGTATTCAGTgtatgaggagaaataa
- the LOC124165366 gene encoding vacuolar protein sorting-associated protein 37A, whose protein sequence is MLPRIFRGESDENSVAKRKRQIDTLKVFNDNVIELQEDVEYKVNFSAGGQIMAIIATLPPDFPHENPILKVFPPVTHPWVNDQGLITGAPGLLNFTVHSDLGRVVQAIIREFEKKPPPLVMLGSHQEGYNLSQQPTSTPPHSTSSPPPPPAPPSPTPPMGMLSRNNEGIPGSSRRINSIFPDLVSVPTSELQRLWENEDRLEEAVLGLPEILQLQATVDELMARNEEIARETLSKQPLLESLKQSVIEKLETVATLKETYESLSQKYQKISEMYSPPQIKEAMWQAATKSDEESERVAEEFLNGELDVEQFLDLYIEKRMLSHSRRIKEEKLSQQLLALQKASY, encoded by the exons ATGTTGCCCCGTATCTTCAGAGGAGAATCAGATGAAAATTCAGTGGCGAAGAGGAAAAGGCAAATCGATACACTGAAAGTGTTCAATGATAA TGTCATAGAATTACAGGAAGATGTGgaatataaagtaaatttttccGCTGGTGGTCAAATTATGGCCATAATTGCTACTCTACCTCCAGATTTTCCTCATGAGAATCCTATTTTGAAAGTGTTCCCTCCTGTAACACATCCTTGGGTGAATGATCAGGGACTTATTACTGGCGCGCCTGGACTTCTAAAT TTTACAGTACATTCTGACTTGGGTAGAGTCGTTCAAGCAATAATTAGAGAATTTGAAAAGAAACCTCCGCCCCTAGTCATGTTGGGAAGCCATCAGGAAGGCTATAATTTATCTCAGCAACCGACCTCGACACCTCCGCATTCCACTTCATCTCCTCCGCCTCCACCTGCACCACCTTCTCCTACACCGCCAATGGGAATGTTGTCACGTAATAATGAG GGTATACCCGGTTCATCACGACGCATCAATTCAATTTTCCCGGACCTTGTGTCAGTGCCGACTTCGGAATTGCAGCGATTGTGGGAGAATGAAGACAGATTGGAAGAGGCAGTACTTGGTCTTCCAGAAATTCTTCAATTACAAGCCACTGTCGATGAGCTAATGGCCAGGAACGAAGAGATTGCGC GGGAAACTCTTTCCAAACAGCCCCTACTTGAGAGTTTGAAACAAAGTGTGATAGAGAAACTGGAAACTGTAGCTACTCTTAAAGAAACATATGAGTCTTTGAGtcagaaatatcaaaaaatatcagaaatgtACTCTCCACCTCAAattaag GAGGCTATGTGGCAAGCTGCTACGAAGAGTGACGAAGAAAGTGAGCGTGTTGCAGAGGAGTTTTTAAATGGAGAACTTGATGTAGAGCAATTCTTAGACTTGTACATTGAGAAAAGAATG CTCAGTCATTCAAGGAGAATTAAAGAGGAAAAACTTAGCCAGCAGCTTTTAGCTTTGCAAAAAGCTAGTTATTGA